Proteins encoded together in one Cicer arietinum cultivar CDC Frontier isolate Library 1 chromosome 4, Cicar.CDCFrontier_v2.0, whole genome shotgun sequence window:
- the LOC101495125 gene encoding 2-oxoglutarate-dependent dioxygenase 19-like, whose translation MGDTYLACDEEIPTIDYSLLLCDDNDQRSIALESLRHACEEYGFFYLVNHTIPDDVLKIVLRGISNYFDPITIDERRVYTKKGSSDKIRWNLNANDGENREYLKVIAHPRDHVPSNPISLSKIIEEYNKEMRKIVFGLARAISKNLGFDEKYIEKAFNMKSGFDVMAMNLYPPNSKAKSDIGIPNHTDPGFVVTLVQDVNGGLQILSHKGRWINVYIPPYAILIQLGDHLEILTNGKYKSHVHRVIVNKNKMQRISVVTLHGPSLDKFIVPAKEFVDDENPQNYIGMTYKESLEANGGNEIDVQSSLEQIKLVI comes from the exons atgGGAGATACATATCTAGCTTGTGATGAAGAAATACCCACAATAGAttactctttattattatgTGATGACAATGATCAAAGATCTATTGCCCTTGAATCCCTTCGCCATGCATGTGAGGAATATGGGTTTTTCTAT CTAGTAAACCATACCATACCCGATGATGTACTCAAAATTGTATTGAGAGGAATTTCTAATTACTTTGATCCAATAACTATTGATGAGAGAAGGGTCTATACTAAAAAGGGTTCATCAGATAAAATCCGATGGAACCTAAATGCCAATGATGGAGAAAATAGGGAATATCTCAAAGTTATTGCACATCCTCGTGATCATGTTCCTTCCAACCCAATAAGTCTCag CAAAATTATAGAAGAATATAACAAAGAAATGAGAAAGATTGTATTTGGATTAGCAAGggcaatttcaaaaaatttagggTTTGATGAAAAGTACATAGAGAAGGCCTTCAACATGAAGTCAGGGTTTGATGTAATGGCCATGAATCTTTATCCACCAAATTCTAAAGCCAAGAGTGATATTGGTATCCCTAACCACACTGATCCTGGCTTTGTGGTAACCTTAGTGCAAGATGTAAATGGAGGTCTCCAAATCCTATCGCACAAAGGAAGATGGATTAATGTTTATATTCCTCCTTATGCTATACTTATCCAGCTTGGTGATCATCTTGAG ATCTTAACAAATGGAAAATACAAGAGTCATGTCCATCGAGttattgttaacaaaaacaaaatgcaaagGATATCTGTTGTTACCCTTCATGGACCTTCTTTGGACAAATTCATTGTCCCAGCTAAAGAATTTGTTGATGATGAAAATCCACAGAATTACATTGGAATGACATATAAAGAATCTTTGGAAGCAAATGGGGGCAATGAGATCGATGTACAGTCATCACTTGAACAAATTAAGCTAGTAATATAA